A single region of the Neisseria zoodegmatis genome encodes:
- a CDS encoding transferrin-binding protein-like solute binding protein: MLFGSIGHVYYKGVQPAQAFPTSGKATYKGTWDFVTDARQGRAGTGFTGTAANVGSNYGAVSFNEYDSIHTDKSTGEVGHSSELEVDFANKSLTGTLYKNHKKLADKAQERTLRYKVKADVKGNRFQGRVEAGNKDDLYFGKDGNLEGGFFGPAAEELAGKFLADDNSLFGVLAGKREKAADEKTDKIIDAYHIDFKNLNLTQADNFGDARKFVFKGQTFSLLPAAGTDTKSFLETLKYALDGNRTLNLFSCCSNLDYLKFGTFQTATGEDKDGASFFFQGERTPVKDIPPGTAHYKGSWQAHIISKTAHIWSKSPNNKEGGSRAEFGVDFGAKTLKGKLTAQDRALPTFNIHAQIEGNGFTGRAKTRDQGFILDPGSTANSVSVHLDAEVKGGFYGPKAAELGGVFHSNEEGKDKVGGSFGAKRQVSVQ, from the coding sequence GTGCTGTTCGGCAGCATCGGCCACGTTTATTACAAAGGTGTTCAGCCTGCGCAGGCATTCCCGACGTCAGGCAAAGCGACTTACAAAGGTACATGGGATTTCGTGACCGATGCGCGCCAAGGCAGAGCCGGCACCGGCTTTACCGGCACGGCTGCAAATGTGGGCAGCAATTACGGCGCAGTTTCGTTTAATGAATACGACTCGATTCATACCGATAAAAGCACAGGCGAAGTCGGCCACAGCAGCGAATTGGAAGTCGATTTTGCCAACAAGAGCCTGACGGGCACACTGTATAAAAACCATAAGAAACTTGCCGATAAAGCACAAGAACGCACGCTCCGTTACAAGGTTAAAGCCGATGTCAAAGGTAACCGCTTTCAAGGCCGTGTAGAGGCGGGCAACAAGGACGACCTTTATTTCGGTAAAGACGGTAATTTGGAAGGCGGCTTCTTCGGCCCGGCTGCGGAAGAATTGGCCGGTAAGTTTTTAGCCGACGACAATTCGCTGTTCGGCGTGTTGGCGGGTAAGCGTGAGAAAGCGGCCGACGAGAAAACCGACAAAATCATCGATGCCTACCATATCGACTTCAAAAACCTGAACCTCACTCAAGCCGACAATTTCGGCGACGCCCGCAAATTCGTGTTTAAAGGCCAAACCTTTTCGTTGCTGCCCGCCGCAGGCACGGACACGAAATCGTTTTTGGAGACCCTGAAATATGCTTTGGACGGCAACCGCACGCTGAATCTGTTTTCATGTTGCAGCAATCTCGACTATCTCAAGTTCGGTACTTTTCAGACGGCCACAGGAGAGGATAAAGACGGTGCGTCGTTCTTCTTCCAAGGCGAGCGTACACCCGTTAAAGATATTCCCCCCGGCACCGCGCATTACAAAGGCAGTTGGCAGGCACACATCATCAGTAAAACAGCTCATATTTGGAGCAAATCTCCCAACAACAAAGAAGGCGGCAGCCGCGCAGAGTTCGGCGTGGACTTCGGCGCCAAAACGCTTAAGGGCAAGTTGACTGCGCAAGACCGTGCGTTGCCGACCTTCAATATCCATGCCCAAATTGAAGGCAACGGCTTTACCGGCCGCGCCAAAACCAGAGACCAAGGCTTTATCTTGGATCCGGGCAGCACGGCCAACTCGGTAAGTGTCCATCTGGATGCCGAAGTCAAAGGCGGTTTTTACGGCCCCAAAGCAGCAGAGCTGGGCGGCGTATTCCACAGCAACGAAGAAGGCAAAGACAAAGTGGGCGGCAGTTTCGGTGCCAAACGGCAAGTATCCGTGCAATAA